A genomic stretch from Erysipelothrix sp. HDW6C includes:
- a CDS encoding FtsJ-like methyltransferase family protein — MRYFVTCNDNSNYLLDQEVKKHAGLGTLEWVSDTEAILDSKLEHEKLVDVIRSTPILFIRHLFKIDGEIALDEAPALPMKLNLEPNQTFSLQIRTPLDLRQRGIAIRNTIVDALIDQGFTLNVKDPEQIVSLYFTDSSILYGIGTSALQLSKWSAGMVHYSKAQSSISRAEFKLREVFESFNVPHVSGLALDLGAAPGGWTQVLTEQGFDVIAVDPAKLDPQLKKNTKVRHYKGSTQEYMQEFPNQMFDVMVNDMKMTVKQSIGIFNHLALNLNPDGYAVLTLKLPKEYNYDFILSTLSMVRRNFNIIEGRQLFHNRHELTLLLTKR; from the coding sequence ATGCGCTATTTCGTAACATGCAATGACAATTCAAATTATTTACTGGATCAAGAGGTAAAAAAACACGCCGGTTTGGGAACACTCGAATGGGTTAGTGACACAGAGGCCATCCTTGATTCCAAACTCGAACATGAAAAATTAGTCGATGTGATTCGTTCAACACCGATTCTTTTCATTCGTCATCTTTTCAAAATTGATGGGGAAATCGCTCTTGACGAAGCCCCTGCCTTACCCATGAAGCTCAACTTGGAGCCCAACCAAACATTTTCGCTTCAAATTCGTACCCCGCTTGATTTGCGTCAACGTGGAATTGCCATTCGGAATACGATTGTTGATGCTTTGATTGATCAAGGCTTCACCTTAAACGTGAAAGATCCAGAACAAATTGTCTCACTCTATTTCACCGACTCATCAATCCTCTATGGCATTGGAACATCTGCTTTACAACTCAGCAAATGGAGCGCTGGAATGGTTCACTATTCAAAAGCACAAAGCAGTATTTCGCGAGCCGAATTCAAACTGCGTGAAGTCTTTGAGTCATTCAATGTCCCCCACGTAAGCGGGCTTGCTCTAGATTTGGGTGCTGCACCAGGAGGGTGGACTCAAGTTTTAACAGAACAAGGTTTTGATGTCATCGCAGTCGATCCTGCAAAGTTAGATCCTCAACTTAAAAAGAATACAAAAGTGCGCCACTATAAAGGAAGCACCCAGGAATACATGCAAGAATTTCCAAATCAAATGTTTGATGTTATGGTCAACGATATGAAAATGACCGTGAAACAAAGCATTGGAATCTTTAATCATCTTGCACTTAACCTTAATCCTGACGGTTATGCGGTTTTGACACTGAAACTACCGAAAGAATACAACTATGATTTTATCCTTTCAACACTTAGCATGGTGAGACGCAACTTCAACATCATTGAAGGAAGGCAACTGTTTCACAACCGTCATGAATTAACGTTACTTTTAACCAAACGCTAG
- a CDS encoding GNAT family N-acetyltransferase produces the protein MEKPRLVGERVVLRPFEEADIEPMIAIISDPTLRFLTGSSITTEEANTPYSPERIDGMRTWYRTINAQTDRLDLAITVNDTVIGEVVLNDWDSELNSCNFRVLMAMDHTNHGYGRDAIQTFITYALNTLNLHRIELEVYDFNPRARHVYESVGFLYEGTKRKAFRFDGCYYDIHLYAIVNDQKENRPHSSE, from the coding sequence ATGGAAAAACCACGTCTCGTTGGTGAGCGCGTCGTGCTTCGACCTTTTGAAGAAGCTGATATTGAACCGATGATTGCAATCATTAGCGATCCAACATTGCGATTTCTAACTGGAAGTTCAATAACTACAGAGGAAGCCAATACACCTTACTCCCCTGAGCGCATTGATGGTATGCGCACATGGTATCGCACGATTAACGCTCAAACAGACCGCCTTGACCTCGCAATCACTGTCAACGATACAGTTATCGGCGAGGTTGTTCTTAACGATTGGGATTCGGAACTCAACTCCTGTAACTTTAGAGTACTTATGGCCATGGACCACACAAATCATGGGTATGGTCGTGATGCAATCCAGACGTTTATCACCTACGCCTTAAATACACTCAACCTTCATCGCATCGAACTTGAGGTGTACGATTTCAATCCACGGGCACGCCATGTTTATGAATCCGTCGGGTTTTTATACGAAGGAACAAAACGCAAAGCATTTCGTTTTGATGGGTGTTATTATGACATCCATTTATATGCGATTGTTAACGATCAGAAAGAAAACAGACCCCATTCGTCAGAATAA